One window of the Bos mutus isolate GX-2022 chromosome X, NWIPB_WYAK_1.1, whole genome shotgun sequence genome contains the following:
- the LOC106701424 gene encoding testis-expressed protein 13D — protein sequence MAVDFGDNASGFRHVDVIRFINNEVLENGGGPDFYMALRSRPWNEVEDQLQIVVADPRVPHAIKRACAWSALALSVRVGARQWEQQAHHIRQLQQQVREHKAASWALANELKRLHEEREKAAAHGNAWFALKQVMYERDMLRGRLLQFERAAQLAPVAHEMLPGPGAEQLGATAWPLNVPEHGKMVALGAQGMPHSESQMAAPAAVIYVPGPQSSFAQAVQPLPPMLVPHPFPCHESFPLGYPYVTPLPPVAVMEEGAVTAAAVPVAVAPQVPPLGIYPLGQWAAVGAQEEMAPPYDPSFYAQEEYSENLQGEYAQEACRSHSREEGAVCPQGMSSLRDSRSHSREEGAVCPQGMSSLRDSRSHSQEEGAVCPQGMSSLRDSRSQSQEEGAVCPQEMSSVGGRRSQSQEEGAVCPQEMSSLRDSRSQSQEEGAVCPQEMSSVGGRRSQSQEEGAVCPQEMSSLRDSRSQSQEEGAVCPQGMSSVGGRRSHSREEGAVCPQEMSSLQDSRSQSLEEGAVCPQMSSVGGSRSQSQEEGAVCPQGMSSVGGRRSHSREEGAVCPQEMSSLQDSRSQSLEEGAVCPQGMSSVGGSRSHSQEEGAVCPQGMFSLGGSRSHSPEKGAVCPQGMSSLCDSRSQSREEDAVCPQGTVPQGDSRNHSQEGGPVCPQGTAPHGDSRSHSQKECPVMPQEKYSMSSSKFPKQEGPERPQGTCPSWYSKCYIVRKSSRKQEQNAKQPKEKNSSDTQHQQKPTIHPNQNCWECLRCKAVNFPWRKSCYKCKNVCRAFESGGLDPGQAH from the coding sequence ATGGCTGTGGACTTTGGGGACAATGCCAGTGGCTTTCGCCACGTCGATGTAATCCGGTTCATCAACAACGAGGTCCTCGAGAACGGGGGTGGCCCCGATTTTTACATGGCCTTACGCTCGCGACCCTGGAACGAGGTAGAGGATCAGCTGCAAATCGTGGTTGCTGACCCACGGGTGCCGCACGCCATCAAGAGGGCCTGTGCCTGGAGCGCACTGGCATTGAGCGTGCGTGTGGGCGCAAGGCAGTGGGAGCAGCAGGCGCACCATATCAGGCAGCTCCAGCAGCAGGTCAGGGAGCATAAGGCAGCTTCCTGGGCCCTGGCCAATGAGCTGAAGCGCCTCCATGAGGAGCGTGAGAAGGCGGCAGCACATGGAAACGCATGGTTCGCCCTGAAGCAGGTGATGTACGAGCGAGATATGTTGCGTGGGCGACTGCTCCAGTTTGAGAGAGCGGCCCAGTTAGCACCTGTGGCACATGAAATGCTGCCTGGGCCTGGAGCTGAGCAGCTTGGGGCTACAGCATGGCCCCTGAATGTACCGGAGCACGGCAAGATGGTGGCTCTGGGAGCACAGGGTATGCCACATTCAGAGAGTCAGATGGCAGCCCCAGCAGCTGTGATTTATGTCCCCGGACCTCAGAGCTCCTTTGCCCAGGCAGTGCAACCCCTTCCACCAATGCTGGTGCCACATCCATTCCCATGCCATGAGTCATTCCCACTGGGATACCCATATGTGACACCTTTACCACCTGTAGCAGTTATGGAAGAGGGAGCAGTCACGGCAGCAGCAGTGCCAGTAGCAGTTGCACCCCAGGTGCCTCCTCTGGGGATATACCCACTTGGTCAGTGGGCTGCAGTGGGGGCCCAGGAAGAGATGGCCCCACCATATGACCCGAGTTTCTATGCCCAGGAGGAATATTCTGAGAACCTCCAGGGGGAATATGCACAGGAGGCCTGCAGAAGCCACAGCCGAGAGGAAGGTGCTGTGTGTCCCCAGGGGATGTCCTCCCTGCGGGACAGCAGAAGCCACAGCCGAGAGGAAGGTGCTGTGTGTCCCCAGGGGATGTCCTCCCTGCGGGACAGCAGAAGCCACAGCCAAGAGGAAGGTGCTGTGTGTCCCCAGGGGATGTCCTCCCTGCGGGACAGCAGAAGTCAGAGCCAAGAGGAAGGTGCTGTGTGTCCCCAGGAGATGTCCTCTGTGGGGGGCCGCAGAAGCCAGAGCCAAGAGGAAGGTGCTGTGTGTCCCCAGGAGATGTCCTCCCTGCGGGACAGCAGAAGTCAGAGCCAAGAGGAAGGTGCTGTGTGTCCCCAGGAGATGTCCTCTGTGGGGGGCCGCAGAAGCCAGAGCCAAGAGGAAGGTGCTGTGTGTCCCCAGGAGATGTCCTCCCTGCGGGACAGCAGAAGTCAGAGCCAAGAGGAAGGTGCTGTGTGTCCCCAGGGGATGTCCTCTGTGGGGGGCCGCAGAAGCCACAGCCGAGAGGAAGGTGCTGTGTGTCCCCAGGAGATGTCCTCCCTGCAGGACAGCAGAAGCCAGAGCCTAGAGGAAGGTGCTGTGTGTCCCCAGATGTCCTCTGTGGGGGGCAGCAGAAGCCAGAGCCAAGAGGAAGGTGCTGTGTGTCCCCAGGGGATGTCCTCTGTGGGGGGCCGCAGAAGCCACAGCCGAGAGGAAGGTGCTGTGTGTCCCCAGGAGATGTCCTCCCTGCAGGACAGCAGAAGCCAGAGCCTAGAGGAAGGTGCTGTGTGTCCCCAGGGGATGTCCTCTGTGGGGGGCAGCAGAAGCCACAGCCAAGAGGAAGGTGCTGTGTGTCCCCAGGGGATGTTCTCCCTGGGGGGCAGCAGAAGCCACAGCCCAGAGAAAGGTGCTGTGTGTCCCCAGGGGATGTCCTCCCTGTGCGACAGCAGAAGCCAGAGCCGAGAGGAAGATGCTGTGTGTCCCCAGGGGACAGTGCCCCAGGGAGACAGTAGGAACCACAGCCAAGAAGGAGGCCCTGTTTGTCCCCAGGGGACAGCGCCCCATGGAGACAGCAGGAGCCACAGCCAGAAGGAGTGTCCAGTGATGCCCCAGGAGAAGTACTCCATGAGCAGCAGCAAGTTCCCCAAACAGGAAGGTCCAGAGAGGCCCCAGGGGACATGTCCCTCATGGTACAGCAAATGTTATATTGTGAGAAAAAGCTCCAGGAAACAGGAGCAAAATGCCAAgcaaccaaaagagaaaaattcctCAGATACCCAGCATCAGCAGAAACCTACTATACATCCCAATCAAAATTGTTGGGAGTGCCTGCGCTGTAAAGCAGTGAATTTTCCATGGCGCAAGTCCTGCTATAAATGCAAGAATGTCTGCAGGGCATTTGAGAGTGGAGGCCTGGATCCAGGACAAGCTCACTGA